The DNA sequence CGGCGGTTGGGTCCCAGCTCGACGGCATTGCTCTGTGTCATGGGCTGGAGTCACTGTCGATCAAGAACTCTGCGGATTTGACAGATATGGGATTGATCGAAATCGCGAGGGGGTGTTGTAAGCTTGCAAAGTTTGAGGTGTATGGATGCAAGAAAATTACAGTGAAGGGGTTGAGGACGCTGGCTTGTTTGTTGAGGAAGACTTTAGTTGATGTGAGCATATCTTGCTGTAAGAACCTGGATGCTGCCGGCTCAGTCTGTGCTCTGGAGCCAATTCGCGATCGGATTCAGCGTCTGCACATAGATTGTGTCTGGCCACGGGACTTTGATCTCAATCAAGTCAATGATTATGATGTTGGTGATGATGAAAGTGTTGTGATGAGTCGGAATGGTAATGATGACATGGACCTGAAATGGAGTGATGAGTACGAGCACAGGATCAGCAAGAAGTGCAAGTATGGATCAGATGGGGACTGTTCCTATATGCCAACCAATGGCTACGCGAATGGAAATGGGTTTTGGAGTGATGAGACTTGGGAAAGGCTGCAGTACCTATCACTTTGGATTGAGGTGGGGGAGTTGCTGACATCATTGCCAGAGGTGGGTCTGGACGAGTGCCCCAATCTGGAGGAGATTCAGATCCGGGTGGAAGGCGATTGCAGGGGAAGGCACAAACCCACACAGCGAGAATTCGGGTTAAGCTGCCTATCCCGTTTTCCTCGGCTGTCAAAGATGAAGCTGGATTGTGGTGATACTGTGGGATTTGCACTGACTGCTCCACCAGGACAGATGGACTTGTCACTTTGGGAGAGGTTCTTCCTCTCTGGGATTGGAGAATTGAGTCTCAGCGAAGTCGATTATTGGCCACCTCAAGACCGGGATGTGAACCAGAGGAGTCTCTGGCTTCCAGCTGCCGGATTGCTGGCAGAATGCATCACACTCCGGAAGCTTTTCATCCATGGGACTGCTCACGAACATTTCATGATGTTCCTTGTGAGAAACCCAAACCTCAACCTCAGCTTAAGGGATGTGCAACTGAGAGAGGATTACTATCCAGCGCCCGAAAATGAAATGAGTACAGAGATGAGGGTGGACTCGTGCTGTCGCTTTGAAGATGCGCTGAACAGGCGCACAATCCTTGATTGAAAGTGGAACTACTGAGAGTCAATAGTATGGATCACAAGCAGTCAGATTATGTTAGTATCTTACATTCTTAATGTTCtgtacgttttttttttttttctttctttctttcgggGTTACAAGAGGCTGAAAGGCTTACGGAGTTCTGAACACGTTCGATCCTCATTTTATCATTTCCGTTGGCCAACAAAtagatttcagttttccttctcATTATATGAGTGCGCAGTTACTAAACAATAGCAACAACGAAGTCCAGCTTAAGTCTGTAAACCAACAAACTTGCTTTGATTGCACAAAAAGCCGAGTTGCCACATTGGATTGGATGATGAAAAATTTAAAAggataaaagaaaatcaagcttAAAATTTTACGATGATTGGGAAGTTAACAACAGGATACACCTTAAGCCGAGAGAATACAATGTAACACCTCTACCATGTTTTCTATACATAAAGAAACAAGATTGTATCAGCAAAGCGAGTATTCGACTATTCGCAGTCTACCAAGCGCGAAAGTATCTCATCACAGGTTGGTCGTAAATGCGGCTCTGTCCAACAATCTGTAATCCAAGATAAAAGCAGAGATTGTAGGGTTTGGATGTAAAATGTACGGCAGCTAAATCAAAAGGTTTTTAGATAGTTGATGAACCATTACACTTTCAAATTGCCCATACCTGAGATGAGCCTGCCTAGTGGATTATCCGGAATGTCTAACCGTGAACCCTCATTGGCAACAGCATAAACAACCTGAATAGAAGAAGACTATGAGTCACTGAACTAATTAAAAGTACAGTATCCTGAGATGCTACAAGCTATATGATCAAAACAAGGAGTGAAATCAGACCAACACATACCCTCTCTGGTGGCACTCCTTCCCAAGGTCTATTTAGAGTGCAGAGCTCCCACATTATCACCCCAAAGCTGAATATATCACACTTTTCTGTGAAGGGTTCATTTCGGATAAGCTCAGGTGCCATCCATTCAGGAGTTCCAGCAGATGAGGAGTCCTTCATGTTTGCCTCAGTCATCATTCTTGAGAGCCCAAAATCACAAATCTTGACAGCCCAATGCTTATTCACTAGACAATTTGCGCTCTTTAGGTCACGATGAACTATCTTCATGCGGTGTATGCACATCAACCCCCTTTAGCCAACAAAAAATCCAGTCAGTAATCTACACTACTTACAATCATAATGATGAATGGATTCATACATCAATTatatggttttttttatttatttaaatggACAAGTGATATTTTGATAATTATGATAATCCTCTGCAAGAATCTATTGTATGGAATCTCAAGACATGCCAAATTTCTTAGCAAGGTTACGATCATAGTTTATATTACGTCAATGAAGTTGACAGCCTAAAATGCTACTTGGATAAAATCTTCCATTTCTACCATCTGCAGAGACGTTGCAAGCAAACAAAGATGAAATTGTTTCAGACAGTTCTGTAAAACATCTATGAGCCAAAATTAATTTAACACCTCGaagaaaaacaatgaaataTTTTGAGAATGATCCTTCTACATTTCTAGCATAGCCAGCATATAGGAACTGACTACATATGATACTTTAATCAGACAATTATATGTGGGAGGCCACTGATGTGTCCATTGACTACATGAATCTCGTTTCTAATTCTTTCCACCCATTTACTTGGAGCAATTATTTTTTCATTTAGAAACTGAGATCTACTGCACTGGCAACATTACTATACAGCAGATCAAAACTCATCGAGTCTTGCCATCTTTTAATCTAGATCTTAAAGAAAACATTTAACCATAATCCACGCACTGCTCACGGTGATCTACTAAATGTCCGTTGAAGTTTACTCATTATTTGATTGCATTGCTGGGACTATTCCTTTAGCCACTGCAATTATCTTAACAGTCATTTTTTCCCCACTTCAGGGAACATTTTTGGAACCTTCCATAAATTAGTCAAATCAAGATACCTCCTCCAGACTCTAGCCATCAATGTGATCCAATAACTAGAGAAAAAAGTCCGATATAGCTGAAATGATAATACTAATTAAATGGCTCTTTCTCGTCTATTTTACTATCTACATAAGTTCCCTATAATCGTAAAGCAAGCTGGTAAATAATGCATCAGAGTGTCAGAGAGACGTTCAAAGGCCTGATATTATCCCTATTATAGCTAACAATGTAATACCCATTTTGACTTCTAACTGTTCATTTCTTGTTGCAATTATCTTTCGGAATATTTTCTTGCCATATGCTG is a window from the Rosa chinensis cultivar Old Blush chromosome 2, RchiOBHm-V2, whole genome shotgun sequence genome containing:
- the LOC112189954 gene encoding F-box/LRR-repeat MAX2 homolog A, coding for MSAAAAAPITDLPEAILATIIGLVSDTRSRNSVALVCRKFRSLERATRTSLKLRGNARDLHLIPTCFTSVSDLDLSLLSPWGHALLSPSASSTDPALLAQRLRVAFPSVTSLTVYSRSSSTVQIVANLWPGLRRVKLVRWHLRPQSPLGADFEPLFQQCQTLSDLDLSEFYYWTEDLPPVLEAHPNVARSLTKLNLLTASITEGFKAIEIRSITEACPKLQQLFVACIFDPRYIGIVGEEALLAISTNCPELRVVHLIDTSSLANARGDPNDDGFTSEDAQIGRAALIDFFSGLPLLEELVLDVCKNVRDSGLALEVLASKCPRLRALKLGQFHGLCSAVGSQLDGIALCHGLESLSIKNSADLTDMGLIEIARGCCKLAKFEVYGCKKITVKGLRTLACLLRKTLVDVSISCCKNLDAAGSVCALEPIRDRIQRLHIDCVWPRDFDLNQVNDYDVGDDESVVMSRNGNDDMDLKWSDEYEHRISKKCKYGSDGDCSYMPTNGYANGNGFWSDETWERLQYLSLWIEVGELLTSLPEVGLDECPNLEEIQIRVEGDCRGRHKPTQREFGLSCLSRFPRLSKMKLDCGDTVGFALTAPPGQMDLSLWERFFLSGIGELSLSEVDYWPPQDRDVNQRSLWLPAAGLLAECITLRKLFIHGTAHEHFMMFLVRNPNLNLSLRDVQLREDYYPAPENEMSTEMRVDSCCRFEDALNRRTILD